One genomic window of Enoplosus armatus isolate fEnoArm2 chromosome 19, fEnoArm2.hap1, whole genome shotgun sequence includes the following:
- the prpf39 gene encoding pre-mRNA-processing factor 39 isoform X1 has protein sequence MEDTGLQLSDDTVTGMLDTESPAMESNGDAFLPDLPVLGQAADWSPDQVAPEPLTNILPEDSDASQDAPEQQLQPDQRMNSTEQASVEKAVEQFQLASAQLFQEEQPPPPPPPPRPAEEPEQPSESGETQQDSQEMNIEPEAAVPDGSQDGTEAQVMEDGMELEEPSKETTEELIVPTEPQEPSEFEKLFKGCEENPEDFNGWVYLLQYVEQENALAAVRKAFDVFFLRYPYCYGYWKKYADIEKKHDNIQVAEEVYRRGLQAIPLSVDLWLHYLTYIKENSDPSDPETEGRIRAAFEHAVLAAGTDFRSDRLWESFINWETEQEKLANVTTIYDRILGIPTQLYSQHFQRFKDHVQSNNPKHFLSEEEFVQLRLELSKASLAAMVREDDETPVAQEELPPGTEDLADPAKRVTEIENMRHKVIELRQEVFNHNEHEVSKRWAFEEGIKRPYFHVKALEKTQLNNWKEYLDFEIENGTPERVVVLFERCLIACALYEEFWTKYAKYLEGYSTDGVRHVYKKACTIHLPKKPATHLLWAAFEEQQGNVEEARSILKSLEAAVPGLAMVRLRRVSLERRHGNLEEAEALLREAMESAKNATETSFYAVKLARQLMKVQRSLSKARKVLLDAIEKDQTSPKLYLNLLELEYSGDVTQNEAEILACFDRALKSPMPLECRLLFSQRKVEFLEDFGSDINVLVTAYEEHQKLQKESEPTKRKAENGYDSSQEPDAKKQRVDDGSSAAANAVTDTQENNSAYNYNWYQQQYGGWGQNTWGQYNQYAQYNQYYPPPPT, from the exons GCCTGCAACTCTCAGACGACACCGTTACTGGAATGCTGGACACTGAGTCCCCTGCCATGGAGAGCAATGGGGATGCCTTTCTTCCTGACCTTCCTGTTCTAGGCCAAGCTGCTGACTGGTCTCCAGACCAGGTTGCTCCGGAACCACTCACCAACATCTTGCCCGAGGACTCAGATGCGTCCCAGGATGCTCCGGAGCAACAGCTGCAGCCAGACCAGCGAATGAATTCCACAGAGCAGGCATCTGTGGAGAAGGCTGTGGAGCAATTTCAGCTTGCCAGTGCCCAGCTCTTCCAAGAGGagcagccaccaccaccaccacctccaccacgGCCCGCAGAAGAGCCAGAACAGCCATCAGAGTCAGGGGAGACTCAACAGGACAGCCAGGAAATGAATATAGAGCCAGAGGCTGCTGTCCCGGATGGCAGTCAAg ATGGGACTGAGGCACAGGTGATGGAGGATGGCATGGAGCTGGAAGAACCATCCAAAGAGACAACAGAAGAATTGATTGTTCCTACAGAGCCACAGGAGCCCAGTGAGTTTGAAAAACTCTTTAAAGGGTGCGAGGAGAACCCAGAAGACTTCAATGGTTGGGTCTACCTGCTGCAGTATGTAGAGCAAGAG AATGCCTTAGCAGCTGTGAGAAAGGCGTTTGATGTATTCTTCCTGCGTTATCCCTACTGCTATGGCTACTGGAAGAAGTATGCTGATATTGAGAAAAAACACGACAACATACAGGTTGCAGAAGAG GTGTACAGAAGAGGCTTGCAGGCCATCCCTCTTAGTGTGGACCTGTGGTTACACTACCTGACCTACATCAAAGAGAACTCAGACCCTAGTGACCCAGAGACTGAGGGACGCATTCGAGC TGCCTTTGAGCATGCAGTGCTTGCAGCAGGCACAGATTTTCGCTCAGACCGTCTGTGGGAGTCCTTCATCAACTGGGAAACAGAGCAGGAGAAACTGGCTAACGTCACCACCATCTACGACCGCATCTTGGGCATCCCAACCCAGCTGTATTCCCAGCACTTCCAGAG GTTCAAAGATCATGTGCAGAGCAACAACCCCAAACACTTCTTGTCAGAGGAGGAGTTTGTTCAGCTGAGGCTTGAACTCTCGAAAGCAAGCCTAGCTGCGATGGTCCGAGAAGATGATGAGACACCTGTTGCTCAGGAGGAGCTGCCACCTGGTACAGAAGATCTTGCGGACCCTGCTAAG AGAGTGACGGAGATTGAGAATATGCGCCACAAGGTGATCGAGCTTCGGCAGGAAGTGTTCAACCACAACGAACATGAAGTCAGCAAGCGCTGGGCCTTTGAGGAAGGg ATTAAGAGGCCATACTTCCATGTCAAAGCCTTAGAGAAGACCCAGCTGAACAACTGGAAGGAGTACCTGgactttgaaattgaaaatgggACTCCGGAGCGCGTGGTCGTTCTCTTTGAACGATGCCTGATCGCTTGTGCACTCTACGAAGAGTTCTGGACCAAG TATGCAAAATATCTAGAGGGCTACAGCACTGACGGGGTGAGACATGTCTACAAGAAGGCCTGCACCATCCATCTGCCCAAGAAACCAGCCACCCACCTGCTGTGGGCAGCCTTTGAGGAGCAGCAAG GCAACGTAGAGGAGGCTCGTAGCATCCTGAAGTCCTTGGAGGCGGCAGTCCCAGGTCTGGCCATGGTGCGTCTTCGGAGGGTCAGTCTAGAGCGTCGCCATGGTAACTTGGAGGAAGCGGAGGCCCTCTTAAGGGAGGCCATGGAGTCTGCGAAGAATGCTACTGAGACATCGTTCTATGCTGTGAAGCTGGCCAGGCAGCTGATGAAGGTGCAGAGGAGTCTGAGCAAGGCCAGGAAGGTGCTGCTGGATGCTATTGAGAAAGACCAG ACGAGTCCAAAACTTTATCTAAACCTGCTTGAGCTGGAATACAGCGGAGACGTGACGCAGAATGAGGCTGAGATCTTGGCTTGTTTTGACCGAGCCCTGAAGAGCCCGATGCCCCTTGAATGCCGCCTCCTCTTCTCCCAGCGCAAGGTCGAGTTCCTCGAGGACTTTGGCAGTGACATCAATGT GCTTGTGACTGCCTATGAGGAACATCAGAAATTGCAGAAAGAAAGCGAACCCACAAAGAGGAAAGCCGAGAACGGGTATGACAG CTCTCAGGAACCTGACGCCAAGAAACAGCGCGTGGATGACGGTTCCTCAGCTGCAGCTAACGCAGTGACAGACACGCAGGAAAACAACTCTGCATACAACTACAACTGGTACCAG CAACAATATGGCGGTTGGGGACAAAACACCTGGGGGCAGTACAACCAATATGCACAGTATAACCAGTACtacccccctcctccaacatgA
- the prpf39 gene encoding pre-mRNA-processing factor 39 isoform X2, protein MEDTGLQLSDDTVTGMLDTESPAMESNGDAFLPDLPVLGQAADWSPDQVAPEPLTNILPEDSDASQDAPEQQLQPDQRMNSTEQASVEKAVEQFQLASAQLFQEEQPPPPPPPPRPAEEPEQPSESGETQQDSQEMNIEPEAAVPDGSQDGTEAQVMEDGMELEEPSKETTEELIVPTEPQEPSEFEKLFKGCEENPEDFNGWVYLLQYVEQENALAAVRKAFDVFFLRYPYCYGYWKKYADIEKKHDNIQVAEEVYRRGLQAIPLSVDLWLHYLTYIKENSDPSDPETEGRIRAAFEHAVLAAGTDFRSDRLWESFINWETEQEKLANVTTIYDRILGIPTQLYSQHFQRFKDHVQSNNPKHFLSEEEFVQLRLELSKASLAAMVREDDETPVAQEELPPGTEDLADPAKRVTEIENMRHKVIELRQEVFNHNEHEVSKRWAFEEGIKRPYFHVKALEKTQLNNWKEYLDFEIENGTPERVVVLFERCLIACALYEEFWTKYAKYLEGYSTDGVRHVYKKACTIHLPKKPATHLLWAAFEEQQGNVEEARSILKSLEAAVPGLAMVRLRRVSLERRHGNLEEAEALLREAMESAKNATETSFYAVKLARQLMKVQRSLSKARKVLLDAIEKDQTSPKLYLNLLELEYSGDVTQNEAEILACFDRALKSPMPLECRLLFSQRKVEFLEDFGSDINVLVTAYEEHQKLQKESEPTKRKAENGSQEPDAKKQRVDDGSSAAANAVTDTQENNSAYNYNWYQQQYGGWGQNTWGQYNQYAQYNQYYPPPPT, encoded by the exons GCCTGCAACTCTCAGACGACACCGTTACTGGAATGCTGGACACTGAGTCCCCTGCCATGGAGAGCAATGGGGATGCCTTTCTTCCTGACCTTCCTGTTCTAGGCCAAGCTGCTGACTGGTCTCCAGACCAGGTTGCTCCGGAACCACTCACCAACATCTTGCCCGAGGACTCAGATGCGTCCCAGGATGCTCCGGAGCAACAGCTGCAGCCAGACCAGCGAATGAATTCCACAGAGCAGGCATCTGTGGAGAAGGCTGTGGAGCAATTTCAGCTTGCCAGTGCCCAGCTCTTCCAAGAGGagcagccaccaccaccaccacctccaccacgGCCCGCAGAAGAGCCAGAACAGCCATCAGAGTCAGGGGAGACTCAACAGGACAGCCAGGAAATGAATATAGAGCCAGAGGCTGCTGTCCCGGATGGCAGTCAAg ATGGGACTGAGGCACAGGTGATGGAGGATGGCATGGAGCTGGAAGAACCATCCAAAGAGACAACAGAAGAATTGATTGTTCCTACAGAGCCACAGGAGCCCAGTGAGTTTGAAAAACTCTTTAAAGGGTGCGAGGAGAACCCAGAAGACTTCAATGGTTGGGTCTACCTGCTGCAGTATGTAGAGCAAGAG AATGCCTTAGCAGCTGTGAGAAAGGCGTTTGATGTATTCTTCCTGCGTTATCCCTACTGCTATGGCTACTGGAAGAAGTATGCTGATATTGAGAAAAAACACGACAACATACAGGTTGCAGAAGAG GTGTACAGAAGAGGCTTGCAGGCCATCCCTCTTAGTGTGGACCTGTGGTTACACTACCTGACCTACATCAAAGAGAACTCAGACCCTAGTGACCCAGAGACTGAGGGACGCATTCGAGC TGCCTTTGAGCATGCAGTGCTTGCAGCAGGCACAGATTTTCGCTCAGACCGTCTGTGGGAGTCCTTCATCAACTGGGAAACAGAGCAGGAGAAACTGGCTAACGTCACCACCATCTACGACCGCATCTTGGGCATCCCAACCCAGCTGTATTCCCAGCACTTCCAGAG GTTCAAAGATCATGTGCAGAGCAACAACCCCAAACACTTCTTGTCAGAGGAGGAGTTTGTTCAGCTGAGGCTTGAACTCTCGAAAGCAAGCCTAGCTGCGATGGTCCGAGAAGATGATGAGACACCTGTTGCTCAGGAGGAGCTGCCACCTGGTACAGAAGATCTTGCGGACCCTGCTAAG AGAGTGACGGAGATTGAGAATATGCGCCACAAGGTGATCGAGCTTCGGCAGGAAGTGTTCAACCACAACGAACATGAAGTCAGCAAGCGCTGGGCCTTTGAGGAAGGg ATTAAGAGGCCATACTTCCATGTCAAAGCCTTAGAGAAGACCCAGCTGAACAACTGGAAGGAGTACCTGgactttgaaattgaaaatgggACTCCGGAGCGCGTGGTCGTTCTCTTTGAACGATGCCTGATCGCTTGTGCACTCTACGAAGAGTTCTGGACCAAG TATGCAAAATATCTAGAGGGCTACAGCACTGACGGGGTGAGACATGTCTACAAGAAGGCCTGCACCATCCATCTGCCCAAGAAACCAGCCACCCACCTGCTGTGGGCAGCCTTTGAGGAGCAGCAAG GCAACGTAGAGGAGGCTCGTAGCATCCTGAAGTCCTTGGAGGCGGCAGTCCCAGGTCTGGCCATGGTGCGTCTTCGGAGGGTCAGTCTAGAGCGTCGCCATGGTAACTTGGAGGAAGCGGAGGCCCTCTTAAGGGAGGCCATGGAGTCTGCGAAGAATGCTACTGAGACATCGTTCTATGCTGTGAAGCTGGCCAGGCAGCTGATGAAGGTGCAGAGGAGTCTGAGCAAGGCCAGGAAGGTGCTGCTGGATGCTATTGAGAAAGACCAG ACGAGTCCAAAACTTTATCTAAACCTGCTTGAGCTGGAATACAGCGGAGACGTGACGCAGAATGAGGCTGAGATCTTGGCTTGTTTTGACCGAGCCCTGAAGAGCCCGATGCCCCTTGAATGCCGCCTCCTCTTCTCCCAGCGCAAGGTCGAGTTCCTCGAGGACTTTGGCAGTGACATCAATGT GCTTGTGACTGCCTATGAGGAACATCAGAAATTGCAGAAAGAAAGCGAACCCACAAAGAGGAAAGCCGAGAACGG CTCTCAGGAACCTGACGCCAAGAAACAGCGCGTGGATGACGGTTCCTCAGCTGCAGCTAACGCAGTGACAGACACGCAGGAAAACAACTCTGCATACAACTACAACTGGTACCAG CAACAATATGGCGGTTGGGGACAAAACACCTGGGGGCAGTACAACCAATATGCACAGTATAACCAGTACtacccccctcctccaacatgA
- the faua gene encoding FAU ubiquitin like and ribosomal protein S30 fusion a yields the protein MQLFLRAQNTHTLEVTGQETVGQIKAHVQGLEGLLVEDQVLLLAGCPLEDDASLASCGVSEHCTLEVAGRLLGGKVHGSLARAGKVRGQTPKVDKQEKKKKKTGRAKRRIQYNRRFVNVVPTFGKKKGPNANS from the exons ATGCAGCTCTTCTTGCGTGCCCAGAACACTCACACCCTTGAGGTGACCGGACAGGAGACTGTTGGACAGATCAAG GCCCATGTCCAGGGTCTGGAGGGTCTCCTGGTTGAGGACCAGGTGCTGTTGCTTGCTGGTTGCCCACTGGAGGATGATGCCTCTCTGGCATCCTGCGGTGTCTCAGAGCACTGCACCCTGGAGGTAGCTGGCAGACTGCTGGGAG GTAAGGTTCACGGCTCTCTGGCCCGTGCCGGAAAAGTGAGAGGACAGACACCCAAG GTTGAcaagcaggagaaaaagaagaagaagactggcCGTGCTAAGCGTCGCATTCAGTACAACAGACGCTTTGTGAACGTTGTGCCCACCTTCGGAAAGAAGAAGGGACCCAACGCCAACTCCTAA
- the fkbp3 gene encoding peptidyl-prolyl cis-trans isomerase FKBP3: MSKFTSPPLKMAAEPTREWSDEQLKSDDLPKKDLIKYIQDNAAHSFLNEHKLLGNIKNVAKTAKKEQLIIAYNQLFESKRFKGTEPVEEVTEQVRAVKIEEKPKEVKTEVVDEGPPKYTKSVLKKGDKTNFPKKGETVSCWYTGTLEDGTVFDTNIPALARKKKQTKPLSFKVGLGRVIRGWDEALLTMSKGETARLEIEPEWAYGRKGLPESKIPPNAKLIFEVELVSVD; encoded by the exons atgtcaaagttcaccagTCCGCCTCTCAAAATGGCGGCTGAACCAACACGGGAGTGGAGCGATGAGCAGCTCAAAAGTGATGATTTGCCCAAAAAAGACCTTATAAAGTACATTCAGGACAATGCAGCGCACTCG TTCCTCAACGAGCACAAGCTGCTgggaaacataaaaaatgttgccaaaacagcaaagaaagaaCAACTGATTATTGCCTACAATCAGCTCTTTGAGAGCAAA AGGTTTAAAGGCACAGAACCAGTCGAAGAAGTGACCGAGCAGGTTAGAGCCGTGAAAATTGAAGAGAAGCCCAAAGAAGTCAAGACAGAGGTTGTGGATGAG GGTCCGCCCAAATACACTAAGTCAGTGCTGAAGAAAGGTGATAAGACAAACTTTCCGAAGAAAGGCGAGACAGTGAGCTGCTGGTACACTGGTACCTTGGAGGATGGAACTGTCTTCGACACCAATATTCCCGCAT tggcTAGGAAGAAGAAGCAAACTAAACCACTGAGCTTCAAAGTTGGATTGGGCAGAGTCATCAGAGGA TGGGATGAGGCACTGCTAACAATGAGCAAGGGTGAAACCGCTCGATTGGAGATTGAACCAGAGTGGGCCTACGGAAGGAAGGGTCTCCCTGAATCCAA AATTCCACCCAatgcaaagctgatttttgaGGTCGAGCTGGTGTCTGTGGATTAA